A region of the Salmo trutta chromosome 40, fSalTru1.1, whole genome shotgun sequence genome:
ACCCCATGACCTGACCAGGTCCTAGACATGAGCGATATCTCTAGTCTGTTGTGTTTAGCTGTGGTGTGGTATGATTTGTACTGTATGCATGCTAAACTGCTTCTGTGTTTGACTCTGCAGTAACAACCAAGCCTGCAGCAGTGCAGTGAGGAAACCTGCCATCTCTCTGGCGGACAGCACAGAACTCAGGTGAGCATCCTTCCACCTCACTGATTTTTACAGCAGTAAAGCAATCAGCCAAGCCAAGGTCTTCAACCCCAgcccaaaaccccaaacagcaagcaatgcagatgtagaagcattgtggctaagaaaaactccctagaaaggcaggaacctggccagtcctcttctggctgtgccgggtggaaattATAAGAGTACCTGGCCATTTAatgccagattgttcttcaagatgttcaaatgttcaaggATGGGCAACAGGGTCAAATGataatcagtggttgtagaggatgcaacaggtcagtacttcaggagtaaatgtcagttgccttttcatagccgagcattcagaggtcgagacagcaggtgcggtagtgagagagagagagagagagagagagagagagagagtaaaaaacAGCAGAGACAGTAAAaaacaaggtagcacgtctggtgaacagatCAGCGTtccctagccgcaggcagaacagttgaaattggagcagcagcacgaccaggtggactggggacagccaggagtcatcaggccaggtagccctgAGGCAAGATCctaaggctcaggtcctccgggaggggagggagagagggagagagaaagaattagagggagcatacttaaatttgcacaggacaccagataagacaggagaattacaccagatataacagactgaccctagccccccggcacatagactattgcagcatagatactggagactgagacaggggtggGTCAGGGGACACTGTGGTCCTGTCCAACggtacccccagacagggccaaccaggcaagatataaccccacccactttgccaaagcacagcctccacaccactaaagggatatcaacagaccaccaacttactaccctgagacaaggctgagtatagcccacgaagatctcctccacagCACGAGCCCAAGTGGGCACaaaaccagacaggaagatcacatctgtgactcaacctactcaagtgacaaacccctcctagggacggcttgaagagcactagtaagccagtgactcaagccccgtaatagggtcagaggcaaagaatcccagtggagagaggggaaccggccaggcagagacagcaaggaaggttcgttgctccagtgccttgccattcacctttgcatccctgggccagactacactcaatcataggacctactgaagagatcagTCTTCAGTAAttacttaaaggttgagaccgagtctgcgtcccccacatggataggcagagcattccataaaaatgaagctctataggagaaagccctgcctccagctgtttgcttagaaattctagggacagtaaggtgGGAAACTAAATAACACGTCCTAATAGCTTGTAGAAAATGGAGGCCATTATGGCTTGTTTTCCATCTGAATCAAGGCGTTAATGCACAGGACACTGCCTCGCTAACGTTGTATAATTACTGTAGGGTGATTTAGGCTGATGCATTAGCTAGGCAAGTGCATGTGGGAACGTGTACAAGAGCATtaagtatgcacacacacacatttacagatTCACACATATACAAACTACACATAGGCAGACATAATGTATGCACAAGCACAGACAGTTATGTTTTTGGAGTGGAGAGCTTTTCTACCTCAGTAGCTTACAGACTATTTGTCTtgatgcatgcatgcacacacctgttcattctgacctctgacctcttgtGTTCCACTAGGGTCTTGCTAAGCATCATGTACCTGATGGTGGAGACCATCCGTCTGCAGACAGAGGACGACAGGCCCGAGTGGAGAGCTGCCAGAGAGGCCTTCAAGACTGAACTGGGTTTGTGTTTGtgcgagtgtgtgtatgtgtgcactgTAAGACGtttctgtaatttcaacagtaaaacactgtagaATGCAGTAAAATAccataaatgtgttttacagcaCAATAAGACTTtaatttcaacagtaaaacactgtgaaatgcacagtaaaataccataaatgtgttttacagaattaattatggtgcattgtgggttAATGTTGTGAGCAGGGAAAGTGTGTTGCtcattaacatactgtatgttaatgtgggccttgtaagaggctatatttgttgcacccgtgagtgagaatgctgtacccaCCCagaatacagtaatatactgtattttaggaaTTCTACAAACCTTGTCCTGAAAATCTACAGTAACTTACTGACAATTGCTGGCAGTAATTGACTGTAATTCAGAATACAGTACTAAACTGCATTTTTGGAGTGCCAAAAACCTTTTTAGCAGtagtgggtgcatggtattgttgtctTTTAAGAGGCTATattagtgagaatgctgtacgAATTTAactgatatgtggtagtagttcCCTAACAATGAAATGTATATAGGGAACAGATCAGAGTTAGCCTGGCTGACGTGACCCACGTGACTACACAGCTCGAGAGCTGGTGTCTGCCACACTAGATCAGAGTGGCAGTGGGTCTTAAACCTTTAATGGTTGAATATTTAACAATGTCCATTCAATCTGTTTTGCCCTGTACTCCCGGCCAGTTTGGAAGTCTTTGTTtaggcctctagaagtgcaagtggTATAAAACACCAAATGTTCATAAATATGATGTAATATACAAATACCTAGCAGCCAACCTTCTTGCTCcaatcccttgtaattacagtaaaatactgcaATAATTACTTTCTTAAGTCAcctgtactgtattggactgtgtTTCATTTCTTTGACATTATAGTAATTTACAGGAAGGTGGCGTCAAGTTACCGTGAATATCTCAGTAATGTATTGGTACTATCCAGAGATAGTCAGAGATATCATAAGATATCTTGCTGTAATAACAATTATTTTGAAGACCAGTGTATCCTTAACTACAACAATATTTTCAGTAACGGTTTCAGAAGCTTTTTACATGCTGTGACTTtgatatgtgttttttttctcaactTTGGTTGAATGCACGGACTGTAAGTTGCTAATGAtaagagtgcctgctaaatgacccaaatgtaaaaatgaaaactTGCAAAGAACACTGGGTAATTACAGAAATATACTGTAATTGTAATTGGTACTGTAATTTAGATTACAGTAACTGATTTGGTAGTGTAAATTAGATTACAGTAACATTTTTGGTACCGTAAAATGGAttacagtagctgtactgtaaaaGAAAGTACAGTAACTTACTGGCCAATTGctgccagtaagttactgtaaattatacaggaaatgttttagtgtgtgcactgtatgtgtgtgctggCTGTTGACCCTTTCCTCTAACCTCAGGTTCTCCTCTGTACAACGGAGAGCCATTTGCCCTGTTGCTCTTCACCATGGTGACCAAGTTCTGCAGTATGAACGCTCCACACTTTCCCATGAAGAAGGTCCTGCTGCTGCTCTGGAAGACCATCCTGGTCAGTAAGCTACAACACAGACACCATTACCTGTCCGTTTAGTAGGCTAGCCGCTTCGTAACAGAGGTATTTCATCCACCACTATTGTAAATTCAAGACACTTGTTAGAATGACGTTAGAATGCTAACGTCGTGTCAGGCTAGACTAGCTCCCACAATGGAATCGATGGGTTTGTAAAATTCGGTTTGCCAATATCTGCATGGAGCTCTGTCCATGTGTTCATGTACATCTCTATGGCTTTCTGTGTCcatctgcctctgtgtgtgttacagttcACCATGGGGGGCTTCGAGGAGCTCCAGGAGATGAAGGTTCgaggcagagagaggctgagCCTGCCCCCCCTACCTGAGGACAGCATTAAGGTGGTCCGGAGCATGAGAGCAGCCTCTCCTCCAGCCTCGGCAATGGAGCTCATAGAACAGCAGCAGCAGGCCAAGAGAGGACGCCGCAGCCGCAGGGTCCGTATTCTACAACCATTATATCATGCACATACGGTTCCTGGagcttttcacacacacacacacctgtgcgtTAGACTCACTTGACTGAATACACACCTGATGTGTTCTAACAGCGAGCCTAACTAAACCCGCGCAGTCACAGCCTCACGCGCCATGCCCTCTAACAAGCATGGATTGCTCCGCCTGACTATAGCAGTAGAGAATGTGAACAGGAAGTATGTTCACACCATCAGTGTACTGTGTTCCCCCTGACACGTTTGTTCTTTTAACTTCTTCCTCTAATCCTAACTGTGCTGTTTTTAGACTAGGGCTCTGACTTCACCAGGCTCTCATCCGCCCTCCTCTTCCTTGTGTCCCTACAGAGTGCCTTTGTTGATAGCTTGGAAGGAGACAGTCCCTTTCCCAAGAAGCAGGTCTTTACCCACTTTCTCTCTGCATTTTCTCTGCCTCGGGCTGGTTCTTGCACCTTCTattcctccatctctttcttttcctcttctttctcctcttcctcttattccttgtcctcctcctcttcctctttcccttttctcctccttcactgcgtTCTGCACTGTATGGGTGGGTACAGAGACGGGGCTGGCTGTGGTCGAGGTCCCTGCGGACATGACGGGAGCTTTCCTCTAGTCGCCATCTCCACTGGGTTGTTAAGCCGCCACCGTATCGCTGTAGACAACAGTTCACTGCAGCTTCTTTCCCACCACGCAGCTGAATGGCTTGTTCTCCATGGGATATGAGTCATATAGGTCTATGCTGGTCACACTGCTTCCGTTACCTCTGTTGCTCTCCTCGTCAGCACACAGTCTACCTGACGACTACTTAGTACCACCACACCGCCATACGTTACATTGCACTGGCGCTCCGCTGCTATTAAATGCAACCCCCTTGCCTGATGCTTGTTGCATTGATGATGCCTCAGTCATTCATTAAAACTATGGAAGTGGTTTGAGATTATTGGGTTTGTGTTGTATGACTGATTATGGTTGTAAGTGGAATGTTTAACACTTGAATATGGAGTTGGGCCCAAACGTTCCTCAGGTTTTTTACTGGGAGTTTCTGTAACCTTTTTGTTTTGGAGTGCAGCCTTATGGTAGGTAAGTCTTGAGTGTTTCTTGGGGTTGAAGTGGGAAGCCAGggcctaaccctgtgtgtgtgtgtgtgtgtgtgtgtgtgtgtgtgtgtgtgtgtgtgtgtgtgtgtgtgtgtgtgtgtgtgtgtgtgtgtgtgtgtgtgtgtgtgtgtgtgtgtgtgtgtgtgtgaggggacgGCCTCTTTCATGCCCCCTGCTGGTTGTTCTGGTTTCCAGCCCCTGGTAAAGCAGGACAGCTTAGACACGTACAACGAGCGGGACCCCTTTAAGAACGACGACGCACGCGACGAGGAGGAGGATGGCGAGGAAGCCGACAGTGGCATCGAGGGTGAGGTGGACCCCCTGGACCGTGATGTCATCATCCAGCCACCACCCCCACCGCCCCCGCTCAGACCCCCCACTGAGAGAGCGTCCCTCCCCAAGGGTCTGCCCTGGGCCCCCAAAGTCAGGTAAGGCTGGAACGCCCAGTTCCAAACAAACTTCTCTCCCCTCGCCATAACTCTTAACCCTTCTGTGTTTGCAGATCTGAAGGGATTGGATAGGTGTAATATAGCTGAAGCTCCCCAAAAACCATCAGAAGGCAGGGTGGATCTATCACCTTATTGCTTAACTCAGATCTGCAAACTCAAGTGATAACATGCAAATTAAAATGTACACCGGGTTCTAGTTTTGTTATTCTACACACTCGTGCTGTTGATAGTGCCCCCTCTGTTTAGGAGGACTCAAAGTAACCCACCTCAGTCACTCATACAGTAACAGCCAGCTCCCCCTCGCAAGATGGCCTCTGTCTACACATTAGTGAAAGTGGCCtatctctcgtgtgtgtgtgtgtgtgtgtgtgtgtgtgtgtgtgtgtgtgtgtgtgtgtgtgtgggtggacttGGCGACATGAATAATAATTTAGCACATGAGGTGGAGTTCCAGATCCCAATATCACACAGAGTACAGAGGCAGCATCGAGTGTGACTGATGAGGCTTTAAGCGGCCAACACGGCACCCTAAAGCGTGTGTGTGCAAACACTCTAAGATGGATGTCTGTGGGCGAGGAGATGCATCATCTGGTTAGCAGCTGTACGTCTTTGATCGGTCTGTTTAGATAGTATCGCTACAAGCCCGGGAAGCCAGACTAAGACACAACAGTAGGTCTAGTAGTGTGATCAGTGAGAAGGTGGATCTCAGACTGGGGGTTAGTGAGGGGCAGCAGGCTTCTATCGAATCTATCGGTCTGTctccacagagagaaagacatcgaGCACTTCCTGGAGACCAGCAGGAACAAGTTCATCGGCTTCACTCTGGGAAAGTGAGTGTCGCTTTCACTGTGTTGTGTCTGAAAGGCTCGCTCCGTGTAGTACACTGCCGCGTGTGGTCCTAGTTATTGCAGTGCCAGTGAATGTTCTCTCTCGGCTGCTATGTTTGTTTTTCTAGTGACACAGAGACACTGGTCGGTCTTCCTAGGCCCATACACGAGAGTGTCAAGACCCTTAAACAGGTAAGGAGGAGAGAAACCACTCTTATCATTCTTCTTCtatcctttctccctctcctctcaatccctccatcgctctctctccaccaggaTCGAGTGTTACACTGGTGATGAAGTATTGACGTTTATTTGACCAGCTAGTCAATATCCCTGGACGTTGACATCCCGCTTAGAAATCAATTGTGTGTTTTGAGCTGACTGTGAAACACCTTCTCACCGAGGAGTGCCCTTCTGTGTGTCAATCTGTGAATACTAATGAACGGCCGTTAAAAGCCGCTTCTGTTTACACATCTGGCGCTGCCTGACGAGATGATGTCAGAGTACTATAGTATATCGCCATGGTGATGTCTCATTGAAAAGGTGTGAAGCGGAATAGAATGGATTGTGGTTATGAAGTGCTTTGCGTTGGGTCTCATAGGGCTTTATATTGTATTGTGGCTAACTCACCATATCCAACACCGtgctctcttttcccctccagcACAAATATGTCTCTATAGCGGAGATGCAGATCAAGAGGGAAGGGGAGCTTCAACAGTGCCCCATGACCCTGGTCAGTGATGCTTCTCACTGTTTACTTTTTATGGAATGACAGGAACTCCTCTATTTGAATGAGTTTAATGCTAAGCTAAAACTATACTGGAAAAGGAAGTGGGGGGCTGTCAATGTTATGACCCCTAGCTGCACCACACCTCCCAAAAGCACAATGTCTGCTCAATGTCTAAATGTGTATATTTTTAAACTGTAGAGctttgtgttttatgttgtaaatgtgtcTTTGTAATAACATTTGAATTCTATTTTTGCCAGGTCTCTCTTCTAAAATAGATTCTTAATCTCCATGAGACTGACCTGGTCAAATAAAAATATGATCTTTCATTTTCTAAGTGTTGGAACAGGGCTCTGTGAATGGAAACAAGATGACTATAGACCGTGTGTAACTCATATTGTGTGGCGTTGTGTTGTGTCAGGGAGAAGAGGATGTGGATGAGACCCcaacagagatcctgtatctggGAATGCTTCCTAACCTGTCTCAGTATGTGGTGAGGACATCTACCATTATATtctgctctaccaagacacttcGCATCATCTTACTTTGCATCCCAATAATCATAGATTTTTACTAAGTATTTGCTGTCTAGACCTGTCATGTTTCAGAGCTGAGAGGTTGAAAGCTAAAACCCACGTTGTATTTATCAGATTGCCCTTCTGAAGCTGCTGCTGGCTGCAGCACCGACCTCCAAGGCCAAGACGGACTCCATCAATATACTGGCTGATGTGCTGCCAGAAGAGATGCCGTGAGTGTAATAGCCTTGTGCCTCTCCTTGTTCCCTCACGGTCATCTTTGCTGTTCATGCTTAAGTTGAGTGATGGCAATAAGGAAGACATTTAATTTTGTTTGTTCATAAATAAAGTCAATGACTATAGATTTGTCATGTCAAGGGAAGTTGTTGCTATATTGCTAATCAcataaaaggtgtgtgtgtgtgtgtgtgtgtgtgtgtgtgtgtgtgtgtgtgtgtgtgtgtgatggcagAATCACGGTCCTCCAGAGCATGAAGCTGGGTATTGACGTGAACAGACACAAGGAGATCATTGTCAAGGCTATCTCTGcacttctgctgctgctgctcaagcACCTGAAACTCAATCACATCTACCAAGTAAGCCACCTACCACCACtacctgtctttctttctctctacctctttctctctttctctgtttcccaCCTTTCCACCCTCACACACCAGGTCAGCCACTATCTCTtgctctccatcccttcctctcccccaccccctcaggtctgctgctgctctctcgctctcatctcttccagtggtgtagtggagggtgaacgcAAGTAAATGCAGTTTAACCACTTTTGCAGAAAAATGCTGCATTGAAAATATAGGAAGCGTTACTTTTTTCACCACAGCCGGCGAACagtttacccccccaaaaaatgtaaccaCTACACCTCCCCTCTtaacccccacccccacacctTTCCCACCCTCACACACTAAGTCAGCCTCCACTCTCTCATCTCCCTGCCTTCCACATTCACCACCACatttctctcgctttctgtctccatctcctctcaCAGCCCCCACCCCTTTGGCTCTTGGCAGCCGATAACACAGATCCTGCACTGGAATGATAGGCACACAGTCAAAGGTTCGTGCATCTCCCTGcacacagagagggaggcaggATAGAGGGAGGCAGGATAGAGGGAggcaggaggaggatgagggttgGAGAAGTACCATCAGACAAGAAATGGGTACATAGCTTCACCATCGATTATCCAAAATGCAAAGCTGAGCTCCTTCCAAAATCTGCTCTTGTAAAGGAGGATTATAATTCCTATTTTGGGGCGATTAGCTTCATGTATCGCCGTCCTACTGCTGCTTCTCCCTGAGATGAGAGAGCGTGTCTCTCTTCAGCACACGAAACCATGTACCTTTAAAAGGGATTGTTTCAAGGTTTACTTTTTGGCACGCAACCACTATTGATAGGTAGTGAATCGTCTTCACAGAGAAATGGAGCAGCTGCTCTTTTGACAAGTGTGCTTATACCTGGCTGCATCCCATACCTGGCAGCATGTCAGGACTGTTCTGTCAAATCCTAAATGAAAAAGGAGCTAGTTCCCCATTTAATAGGATGAAAGATGAAACATAGCTGGATGTAAAATTATAGTAGCGCCATCTACTGCCCAAAATGATTCCTTTCACTCTTATTTCCCACTACCAACTGCCAAATGAAGCTTGTTACAAAGATGTATTGATGCAACTGCAGAACCCAGCTCAGTGAAAGGGTTAAATGAGTCTGCCTATGGCTCCCATCCTGCTAGCTCTTAGACGGCCGTGGCGCAGAGCTGAGTACCTCTAGGGAGAGCAGATTGGCTAAATCCTCTTATTGGAACCCCCCCTCATTCCCCTCGTGAGAATGTAAAGGGGTTGTCATTTCAGAGTGTCTTTTACACCCCAAACATCGGATGATAGAATGCTCATCATAGTTCCTGCTTTGAATTCATAGGCACACAGCAATAATAGTAGCTGTGCTAACAAAAAGTGGTCTCGAACGTTCTTTTGATGATAGTAAACGATTGCATAGAAAGTATAAAAGAGGAGAAATCGGTCTATTCCTGAACTCTGCAGGCTGCTCATAAAATATAGAAAGACTGGGGGTTGGAGGATTAATCTTTTATTATTTAATAGCTATGATTTTTTATTATTAGGAGTTAAAGGGCTAGTGGGCCTTAGTGCTTTATCTGGTCCTCCATGGTTCCTGTGCACTAAAGACAGGCAGTGACTTTGCAGTGACCTtgtacttcctctctctctctctctctctctctctctctctctctctcacttcagtTTGAGATTGTCTCTCAACACCTGGTGTTTGCTAACTGCATCCCACTCATCCTCAAGTTCTTCAACCAGAACATCATGTCTTACATCAGTGCCAAAAACAGGTAGGACTCACTGACTACAACTGACTACCACTTAGATTCTGCCACAGTGCCAGAGGTGCATCTGCACCCACATAAAGGCATGGCTTCCGTCTGCCAGGTATTTCTTTCCTGCTCATAAAAGACACCGGCGGCTGCAGGGTGGAGATGCCAAAACACAGGGGGTCCAGATGTGGATGGCAAATGTGTCTCTCTCACCTCAATGACAGGTGTAACACCACTGTTGACACAAAGATGGGCTGTAATAATCTCGTTTGTGGTCTCATTGTAGTATATGTGTGCTGGACTTCCCTCACTGTGTGGTCCACGAGATGCCTGAGCTCACGGCTGAGAGCTTGGTGAGTCCAGATCACAAACCCATGTGTTTACATCAGACTGTTCAAATGTTAAAGACCTGGCTATGGGTTTGGTTTATCTGTTGGCTGTGATTGGACACTGGCCGTGTCCGGCTACCCATCCTAAATACTAGGCCGTTATTTATGTATTCTTTGTGGGCGTTTCAATTCTCCTAACCCTGTTGTTGCCTGTGATTTGTAGGAAGCTGGAGACAGTAATCAGTTCTGCTGGCGTAATCTCTTCTCCTGCATCAACCTGCTGAGGATCCTCAACAAGCTGACTAAGTGGAAACACTCCAGGACCATGGTGAGAGAGACCTGGTGTTGCCTCTCTCTATGATCATATGTCCCTTATTCAGTGCCCACTTGTAGAATCAGATCCTTTCAGATCTACAAGAGTGCCTAGGGTGTACAGGCTAGCGGACAGTTTGGAATTCAAAGATTTGTGACGGGACACTTTTGAGATCCACTGTGTCCttctcttccacctcctctctcagATGCTGGTGGTGTTCAAGTCTGCTCCCATCCTGAAGAGGGCGCTGAAGGTCAAACAGGCCATGATGCAGCTGTATGTCCTCA
Encoded here:
- the LOC115180345 gene encoding striatin-interacting protein 1 homolog isoform X3 codes for the protein MQADDMESSMESPNLEFEYGDTDSLTAELSEIYSYTEEPEFALNRDYFEEDFRSHVRGRRWIELGQEQQRAYVMRLLDALEVTDRDKRLKVARAILYLAQGVFDECDMDADVIHWSRHNVFLLYDMGIFTALLELLSMEIDNNQACSSAVRKPAISLADSTELRVLLSIMYLMVETIRLQTEDDRPEWRAAREAFKTELGSPLYNGEPFALLLFTMVTKFCSMNAPHFPMKKVLLLLWKTILFTMGGFEELQEMKVRGRERLSLPPLPEDSIKVVRSMRAASPPASAMELIEQQQQAKRGRRSRRSAFVDSLEGDSPFPKKQPLVKQDSLDTYNERDPFKNDDARDEEEDGEEADSGIEGEVDPLDRDVIIQPPPPPPPLRPPTERASLPKGLPWAPKVREKDIEHFLETSRNKFIGFTLGNDTETLVGLPRPIHESVKTLKQHKYVSIAEMQIKREGELQQCPMTLGEEDVDETPTEILYLGMLPNLSQYVIALLKLLLAAAPTSKAKTDSINILADVLPEEMPITVLQSMKLGIDVNRHKEIIVKAISALLLLLLKHLKLNHIYQFEIVSQHLVFANCIPLILKFFNQNIMSYISAKNSICVLDFPHCVVHEMPELTAESLEAGDSNQFCWRNLFSCINLLRILNKLTKWKHSRTMMLVVFKSAPILKRALKVKQAMMQLYVLKLLKIQTKYLGRQWRKSNMKTMSAIYQKVRHRLNDDWAYGNDIDARPWDFQAEECALRESIEKFNSRRYDKNQNGEFAPVDNCLQSVLGQRVELPEDFHYSYEMWLEREVFSQPIQWEGLLQQAQ
- the LOC115180345 gene encoding striatin-interacting protein 1 homolog isoform X1; translated protein: MQADDMEVPIINNVNNNCNKQRPLPNGRDVFKNLLKDWESSMESPNLEFEYGDTDSLTAELSEIYSYTEEPEFALNRDYFEEDFRSHVRGRRWIELGQEQQRAYVMRLLDALEVTDRDKRLKVARAILYLAQGVFDECDMDADVIHWSRHNVFLLYDMGIFTALLELLSMEIDNNQACSSAVRKPAISLADSTELRVLLSIMYLMVETIRLQTEDDRPEWRAAREAFKTELGSPLYNGEPFALLLFTMVTKFCSMNAPHFPMKKVLLLLWKTILFTMGGFEELQEMKVRGRERLSLPPLPEDSIKVVRSMRAASPPASAMELIEQQQQAKRGRRSRRSAFVDSLEGDSPFPKKQPLVKQDSLDTYNERDPFKNDDARDEEEDGEEADSGIEGEVDPLDRDVIIQPPPPPPPLRPPTERASLPKGLPWAPKVREKDIEHFLETSRNKFIGFTLGNDTETLVGLPRPIHESVKTLKQHKYVSIAEMQIKREGELQQCPMTLGEEDVDETPTEILYLGMLPNLSQYVIALLKLLLAAAPTSKAKTDSINILADVLPEEMPITVLQSMKLGIDVNRHKEIIVKAISALLLLLLKHLKLNHIYQFEIVSQHLVFANCIPLILKFFNQNIMSYISAKNSICVLDFPHCVVHEMPELTAESLEAGDSNQFCWRNLFSCINLLRILNKLTKWKHSRTMMLVVFKSAPILKRALKVKQAMMQLYVLKLLKIQTKYLGRQWRKSNMKTMSAIYQKVRHRLNDDWAYGNDIDARPWDFQAEECALRESIEKFNSRRYDKNQNGEFAPVDNCLQSVLGQRVELPEDFHYSYEMWLEREVFSQPIQWEGLLQQAQ
- the LOC115180345 gene encoding striatin-interacting protein 1 homolog isoform X2 gives rise to the protein MQADDMEVPIINNVNNNCNKQRPLPNGRDVFKNLLKDWESSMESPNLEFEYGDTDSLTAELSEIYSYTEEPEFALNRDYFEEDFRSHVRGRRWIELGQEQQRAYVMRLLDALEVTDRDKRLKVARAILYLAQGVFDECDMDADVIHWSRHNVFLLYDMGIFTALLELLSMEIDNNQACSSAVRKPAISLADSTELRVLLSIMYLMVETIRLQTEDDRPEWRAAREAFKTELGSPLYNGEPFALLLFTMVTKFCSMNAPHFPMKKVLLLLWKTILFTMGGFEELQEMKVRGRERLSLPPLPEDSIKVVRSMRAASPPASAMELIEQQQQAKRGRRSRRPLVKQDSLDTYNERDPFKNDDARDEEEDGEEADSGIEGEVDPLDRDVIIQPPPPPPPLRPPTERASLPKGLPWAPKVREKDIEHFLETSRNKFIGFTLGNDTETLVGLPRPIHESVKTLKQHKYVSIAEMQIKREGELQQCPMTLGEEDVDETPTEILYLGMLPNLSQYVIALLKLLLAAAPTSKAKTDSINILADVLPEEMPITVLQSMKLGIDVNRHKEIIVKAISALLLLLLKHLKLNHIYQFEIVSQHLVFANCIPLILKFFNQNIMSYISAKNSICVLDFPHCVVHEMPELTAESLEAGDSNQFCWRNLFSCINLLRILNKLTKWKHSRTMMLVVFKSAPILKRALKVKQAMMQLYVLKLLKIQTKYLGRQWRKSNMKTMSAIYQKVRHRLNDDWAYGNDIDARPWDFQAEECALRESIEKFNSRRYDKNQNGEFAPVDNCLQSVLGQRVELPEDFHYSYEMWLEREVFSQPIQWEGLLQQAQ